The Amblyomma americanum isolate KBUSLIRL-KWMA chromosome 3, ASM5285725v1, whole genome shotgun sequence genome window below encodes:
- the LOC144123629 gene encoding uncharacterized protein LOC144123629, whose product MLARSESNMEASSAELSSVQDGRSSSAQDGPSVRTTSSNPEASADVEEPPSLDSSAGGEWSRRSSVRLMFAATLGIFGLAATLVIVFRMLQAGSLALQGDGEIAGLDDITGDEDVVVGIEVKTDEPALPQLKYGFEDEPVHMENGATFDLGTDLVKPDAKCGQFRFSFCSEPKGGAYFDPTMDACMPATAGPVYVCNRSPNRFTSLHECRRNCVEATRPHRRCMATPQFSHCEKGLTRSWWFSNGTDCEEWRFPFGLCPARGSSVFTSARQCHENCLRPRDKLECCHRPEPHVCTLGQLKYPYFAVAGFDGCFRCLEASAGTLSGYQCLTGANRFESVDSCNSTCVDGDHQ is encoded by the exons ATGCTCGCCAGGTCCGAGTCTAACATGGAGGCGTCGTCCGCCGAGCTGTCCTCAGTGCAGGACGGTCGCTCCTCGTCTGCTCAGGACGGCCCGTCCGTGAGGACGACGTCCTCCAACCCAGAAGCCAGCGCCGACGTAGAGGAGCCGCCGTCGCTGGACTCTTCGGCTGGCGGCGAGTGGTCCCGGCGTTCTTCCGTGCGCCTCATGTTTGCCGCCACGCTGGGCATCTTCGGGTTGGCCGCCACACTAGTCATCGTCTTCCGCATGCTGCAGGCCGGCTCGCTCGCTCTGCAGGGCGACGGCGAGATCGCGGGGCTCGACGACATCACCGGGGACGAAGACGTCGTCGTCGGCATCGAGGTGAAGACCGATGAACCCGCGCTGCCGCAGCTCAAGTACGGCTTCGAGGACGAACCCGTGCACATGGAAAACGGCGCAACGTTCGACCTCGGCACGGATCTGGTGAAG CCGGACGCCAAGTGCGGACAGTTCCGGTTCTCCTTCTGCAGCGAGCCCAAGGGTGGGGCGTACTTCGACCCGACCATGGACGCCTGCATGCCGGCGACGGCAGGGCCGGTTTACGTGTGCAACCGGAGCCCGAACCGGTTCACCTCGCTGCATGAGTGCCGCCGCAACTGCGTCGAGGCCACCCGGCCACACAGGCGGTGCATGGCCACACCGCAGTTCTCGCACTGTGAAAA GGGGCTCACCAGGAGCTGGTGGTTCTCGAACGGCACTGACTGCGAGGAGTGGCGcttccctttcggcctgtgcccGGCCCGAGGCAGCTCGGTGTTCACGAGTGCGCGCCAGTGCCACGAGAACTGCCTGCGGCCACGGGACAAATTGGAGTGCTGCCACAGGCCCGAGCCACACGTGTGCACGCTAGGGCAGCTCAAGTACCCATATTTTGCCGTCGCTGGGTTCGACGGGTGCTTCAG GTGCCTGGAGGCGAGTGCGGGCACCCTGTCGGGCTACCAGTGCCTGACCGGAGCCAACCGGTTCGAATCGGTCGACAGCTGCAACAGCACCTGTGTCGACGGCGATCATCAGTGA